Within Pelistega ratti, the genomic segment CAAATTCCCGGTTTTTTTATTAAAGATCATACCTTTGTACCGGGTTTTCCAGAAATGGCATGGTCAATGATAGAGTGGGTATTAGATACACATTATGCCTATTTACACAATACGCAGATAGAGCAAAGTCAGTCGGTATTTGTATATAACTTACCAGAGTCTCGTATTACGGCAACACTTGAATTTATTGAAAATAAATGGCCATCGGTTAAAACATTTAGCCTACCAACGGTAGAGCGTAATGGACAACCTCCTTATATTGATTTAGGGGTTAAGGGTGCTGACCAACAAGCATTACAAGAGGCTTTTGATCATCTCAAGGAGGCTGTGCTTCGTTTGGGTGGGCATTTTATGGATAAACTAGATAATTAAAGAGGATATTTATAAAATACGCAGATAATAGTTTAAATATAAAATTAAATACTATTAAAAATATAAAAGGTATCTTACTATGCCTGTAGTGAGATACCTTTTCTGTAATTGCTTACTTAAAGCATTACCCTCTTAGTGCTTCTACACATTCTTGCACTAGTTTAGGCCCTTTATAAATTAACCCAGTATAGAGTTGTACAGCATTAGCCCCAGCATTGACTTTTTCAATGGCTTGTTGTCCTGACATAATACCGCCAACACCAATAATTGAAAATTCTTGCCCTAAGGCTTTTCGTAAGGTTTCAATCACGCGTAAAGAGAGTTCATGTACCGCAGGTCCTGATAAGCCGCCTGCTTCAGTCGCATTGGCAAATCCCTGAACATAGTCTCTAGTGAGTGTTGTATTGGTCGCAATAACCCCATCCATTTTATGGGTTGTGAGTAAATGGGCAATTACATTCACTTGTTCACTATCCATATCTGGGGCAATTTTAATGGCAATAGGAACATAGCGTTGGTGCAAATCAGCGAGTGCAAGGCGTTTTTCTTGTAATTGTTTTAGTAAAGTACTTAACTCATCTTCCCCTTGCAGAGAGCGTAGATTTTTTGTATTGGGGGAGGAAATATTAATCGTAATATAGTCAGCAAAAGGATAGACCCCTTCTAATCCAATAAGGTAGTCACCACTTGCTTTCTCGATAGGTGTATCTGCATTTTTCCCTAAATTTAACCCTAGTACGCCCCCTTTTTGCCTAAATGTACTTTGTTGTACATTACGCAGAAAGGTCTCTAATCCCTCATTATTAAATCCCATGCGGTTAATAAGACTTTCTTTTTCAGGGATTCTGAATAGGCGTGGTTTAGGATTGCCCGGTTGTGGGCGAGGTGTGACTGTTCCTACCTCTATAAAACCAAATCCCAAACTGGATAAGGGATCAATAAATTCCCCGTTTTTATCCAGCCCTGCCGCTAATCCGACAGGGTTTTTTATGTCAATCCCCATGATTTTACTAGGTAAGGGAGCTATAGTATTCTGGGTAAAGGTCTTTAATAAAGGGTTTTGATAATGTTTTTTGAGTTGTTCTAAAGTAAAGTGGTGTGCTTTTTCAGCATCCATTGAAAATAAAACAGAACGTGCTAAGGTATAAGGGTTTAAACGGTCAAACATAGGGGTTATATGAGTAGAATAAATGAATGGTAACTATTGTAGAATAATCAAGGTCTTTAGTGGTTCGTAAAGGGTGAATATAGGGAATAAATACGCGTATTAATATGATAAATTTATTGATGGTAAGAATAAAGTATCTAATATTTGTGGATGAATAATGCCTTTTTCCCATATGATAGGTGGTTGAGAGCAGACTTTATCAAGATGGAGCGAAAAATCTCTTCGACTAATACAAGTCCCTCCCATACGAGTAAGATGCCCTGTTTCTTGCTGGCAATCAATGAGAAATACTTGCTGTTTTGCTAAGTAGTACATCAAAAAAATAAGGGCTAATTTAGAGCTATCGGTTTGGTGTGAAAACATAGATTCTCCAAAAAACATTTTCCCTATGCTGACTCCGTATAACCCCCCGACTAGCGTATCTTCATACCATGTTTCAATACTATGGGTGATCCCTGCATGATGTAGTTGTGTATAAGCTATTATAAAGTCTTCACTAATCCATGTTCCTTGTGCATATTCTCTTGTACTAGCACAGTGTTGAATCACAGAAGAAAAATCCGTATCAATTTTAATTTGCCAAGGCCCATCAGGGTTTCGATAGAGTTTTTTAAGTAATTTGCGCATACTATGTGAGATGTTTAGTTGCTCAAAAGGTAAAACCATTCGTTGGCTAGGATTCCACCATAATAAGGGTTCATCAGGCATACTCCATGGAAAAATACCTAAACGATAAGCGAGTAATAGCCGTTGTGGTGATAAATCACCGCCCCACGCTAATAAACCATCAGGTTCTTGTAAGGCACTTTCTACAGGTGGGAATGCTAGTGTGGTAAGTTGCGGAAGATATAACTGTGTTGGCATCGTAAGCAAAGAAGTAAATAAGTATCGTTAAAATTTTATCAAATGTTTAGGACATAGTAGAGAGAATAAAAAAGGGTATGACAATAATGTCTCAAATAACATTTCAAAGGGTTTTTATGGATATAGTTGATATAAAATCCCATATATAATAGTGGGGGGGTTGTAGATGCTTTATTGTTATACTTTTTACGAAACCTTATTTTTAGTTAGTAAAAGTGGTGAGGTTTAGTTATTCTAAATAAGCCACTTTTATATATCATCCAAACAAAATATCTACAGATCCTAATATGAAGAGTTTTCTAAAGAAGCGTAGGGTAGTTTAATGACAAGTGCTTTTGATACTGCTTGGCGTGCCGAAGTATTTGAAGATTTTAGTGATACAGATAAGCAATTTTTAGATAAAGTTATTGCTTGGGTAGAGCCTTATATTGCTGATAAGGTTTTATTTACGCAAGAATTAGCTGTCCATCATGTTAAAGGTACGCTGAAAGTGCTATCTTTATTAGAGATGGATGTGGCGACAATGGCGGCAGCGCTTATCTCAACGATTACCTTAACGCAAGAGGGTAGCCATCTACTGGAAGATAGTCAATTTACCACCAAAATATTAGATGAGTTTGGGACGGAGATTTTTGATTTGGTTGAGGGAGCTCAAGCTTTAATTCGTATTGGTACGGTTGCCTCACAAGCCACATTAGCGACAGAAGAGCAAGAAAAACTGCAGCAAGAAATGCTACGTAAAATGCTATTAGCGATGGCAACGGATTTACGAATTGTTTTAATTCGATTAGCGGCACGTTTGCAGACTTTACGTTGGTATGCTGAAAGTAAATTACCTTGTCCTCCAGAAATTGCTTTACAAACAAGTAATATTTATGCCCCTTTGGCAAACCGTCTTGGTATTTGGCAAATTAAGTGGGAAATGGAAGATTTATCGCTACGATTTTTAAAACCTGAGATTTATCGAGAAATTGCTCAAAAATTAGAAGCAAAACGTACAGAAAGAGAAGACTTAGTTAATAATTTTATTGCTAAATTACGCCAATCACTAGAAGAGCAACATATTAAAGCAGATGTCGCAGGTAGGGCAAAGCATATTTATAGTATCTATAATAAAATGCGTAATAAATCACTCGCTTTTGAAGAGTTATATGATTTATTAGCAATTAGGATTATTGTTAAAACTGAAAGAGATTGTTATACCGCCCTATCATTGGTGCATTCTTATTGGACACCGGTGATGGAAGAGTTTGATGATTATATCGCTCGACCAAAACCGAATGGTTATCGTTCATTACATACGGTTGTGAAAGATGATAAAGGCCATATTTTTGAGGTGCAAATCCGTACGCATCAAATGCACCAATTTGCTGAATATGGGATGGCTGCCCATTGGCGTTATAAAGAAGCAGGAAAACAAGGCGGTAAAGTCAGTGCTTCTAGTCTATATGATCGCCAGATTTCTTGGATGCGCCAACTCCTCTCATGGCGTAAGGAAGTGGGTATTACCGAGCAAGCCGAAAAAAACCAAACGGCTTCTCAAGCAGATATTGCGCGTAAAAAAACAGCGCTTGAGAAAGAAAAAGAACAACTTATTAAAACAAAACCAACGCAAGATAAACCTGATCGTATTTATGTGATGACCCCACAAGCTCGATTATTAGAGCTACCAGCAGGTAGTACGCCTGTCGATTTTGCGTATTTACTGCATACGGATTTAGGACACCGTTGTCGTGGAGCAAAGGTAGATGGTCAGTTAGTGGCATTAAATACTCCCCTAAAAACAGGGCAAACGGTAGAGATTATTGCGGCTAAATCGGGAGGCCCCTCTCGCGATTGGTTAAATCCCCAATTAGGGTATTTACATAGTCCCCGAGCTAAAGCTAAGGTGCGATTGTGGTTTAATGCAATCGAATTACAGTTGCGGATTAATCATGGTCAAGAATTAGTTGAAAAAGAATTACAACGTCTTGGTAAAACCTCAGTTAATCTTGAACATTTAGCGAGTAAACTGGGTTTTGCTCACCCTGATGACTTATATGTGGCGGTGGCTAAGGATGAATTTAGCTTACGACAAATTGCACAAGCCTTTGTAGAGGTAGAACCTTCTACCACTGAGGAAAAAACCTTGTTTTCGCCTCGACAAAGTGCGGCAACCAGTGCGACAACAACAGGTAAAAGTGGTGTCCTAGTGGTTGGGGTTGATTCTCTAATGACACAATTAGCACGTTGTTGCCATCCTGCACCGCCTGATGCGATTGGTGGTTTTGTGACAAGAGGAAGAGGGGTTTCTATTCATCGGATTAATTGCCCGTCTTTTAAAGTGATGCAACAAAAAGACCCTGATCGTATTATTGAAGTAGATTGGGGAAATACGAATGAAACAGTCTATCCTGTCAATATCAAAGTTGTTTCTATGGATAGGAATGGTTTACTGCGTGATATTTCAGAAGTATTTGCTAAGATGAAGTTAAATGTTATTGGCGTGCATACGCAGACAAAAGAGTCTAATGCTTACCTGAATTTTACCGTTGAAATCTCTAATGGTACGCAATTAAATAAAGCATTAAAAACGATTAGTGATGTTTCTGGGGTTATCAGTGCTCACCGTGTGTAGTTGCTTTGATTTTTAAGGGGTATTCTCATGTTAGAGCGTACTAATTTACGCTACAATAGTAGTTTATTAAATGAAGACCAGGGAGTTATCTTGGATACACCATTACCTGATGAAAGAGGACATTTTGCTCAGTATGGCGGGCTTTTTGTGGCGGAAACCTTGATGCATGCGATTTCCGAACTAAAAGAAGCCTATGAACGCTACAAAGATGATCCTGATTTTTTAGCTGAATTTCACCATGAGTTAGCCCATTTTGTAGGTCGTCCCAGCCCTATTTATCATGCGAAACGATGGTCAGAAACCCTTGGTGGTGCACAAATCTGGTTTAAACGTGAAGATTTAAATCATACAGGGGCTCATAAGGTCAATAATTGTATCGGTCAGATGTTACTCGCCAAACGGATGGGTAAAAAGCGCATTATTGCTGAAACTGGCGCTGGTATGCATGGTGTCGCCACAGCAACAGTAGCCGCTCGTTATGGGTTAGAATGTGTTGTCTATATGGGGGCAGAAGATGTTCGCCGTCAAGCTGCCAATGTTCACCGTATGAAGTTATTAGGAGCAAAGGTTATCCCTGTTACATCAGGCTCTAAAACACTTAAAGATGCTCTTAATGAGGCGATGCGAGACTGGGTTGCACATATTGATGATACATTTTATATTATTGGTACAGTAGCAGGCCCTCACCCTTATCCTATGATGGTGCGTGATTTCCAAAAAATAATTGGTGAAGAATGTATCGAACAAATGGCATTATTTGCTGGTCGCCAACCTGATTATGTTGTTGCGTGTGTGGGTGGTGGCTCTAATGCAATGGGTATTTTTTATCCTTATATTCCCTATGAAAATGTTCAACTACGAGGTGTTGAAGCAGGGGGTGATGGTCTTGAAACAGGGCGACATGCCGCATCCATTAATGCAGGGAAAGTAGGTGTTTTACATGGTAATCGTACCTATGTGATGCAAGATAAAGATGGTCAAGTACAAGAAACACACTCTATTTCTGCAGGACTAGATTATCCTGGTGTTGGGCCTGAGCATGCTTGGCTAAATGATACGGGGCGAGCTACATATGAAGTGATTAAAGATGATGAGGCACTAGAGGCTTTTCAGGCTTGTTGCCGATTAGAGGGGATTATTCCTGCCTTAGAGTCTTCTCATGCATTGGCTTATGCCGCTAAATTAGCACCCACGTTAGCAAAGGATAAGATTATATTAGTTAATGTTTCAGGCCGTGGTGATAAAGATATGCATACGGTAGCGGAATATTTACATATGGATTTATAAGGGAGTTGTATGGCAATGGCTCGAATAGAAAAAACATTTGCAGGAATACAAGACCGTGCAGCACTGATTCCTTATATTTGTGCAGGGGATCCTAATGCAGAAACCACATTAGCGGTTATGCATGCCTTAGTCCGTCATGGAGCGGATATTCTTGAGTTAGGGATTCCTTTCTCTGACCCTATGGCAGATGGCCCTGTGATTCAGCATGCAAGTGAACGTGCTTTAGCTGCTGGGATGACACTAGAAAAGGTTCTGAATATTGTTGCCCAGTTTCGTCAAACCGATACATCAACCCCTGTTGTACTGATGGGCTATGCCAATCCGATTGAAGCAATGGGAAGAGCAATATTTGCTGAAGCAGCGACAAAAGCGGGTGTTGATGGTGTATTGATTGTAGATTACCCACCAGAAGAGTATGATGAGTTTGGTATTTTGCTAAAATCTAAACAGATTGATCCTATTTTTCTGCTTGCCCCTACTTCTACGGTTGAACGTATTCAACAAGTAGCGAGTATTGCAAGTGGTTATTTATATTATGTTTCACTCAGAGGGGTAACAGGATCGGCACAGTTGAATATTGAAGAAGTTGAACAACGTGTCAAATTAATTAAACAATATGCTAATATCCCTGTTGGCGTAGGATTTGGTATTTCTGATGCACAGAGTGCTAAACGTATTGCTTCTGTTGCAGATGCTGTTGTCATTGGTAGTAAATTAGTAGATACAATGCATCAAGCAAGTAATGACCAAGTCATACAGGGTGTTTCAGTTGCTGTTGAACAGGCGGCTACTGAATGGATTGCCACTATCGCTCAAGCATTAAAAAAGGAATAGAAAATGAGTTGGTTAGATAAAGTTTTTCCACCTAAGATTAAAAAATCTGAAAATAGTAATCGTCGTGTCCCTGAGGGGGTTTGGGTAAAATGTCCTTCTTGCGAAACGGCACTTTATCATGAAGATTTAACTAAAAATCTTAATGTTTGCCCTAAATGTAATCACCATTTGCGTATTCGGGTGCGTGAGCGTATTGATACTTTATTAGACCCTGAAAATAGAGTGGAAATTGCGGCTAATATCCGTTCAACCGATCCTTTAAAATTTAAGGATTCTCGTAAATATCCTGAACGTATTAATGAAGCGACTAAAGCAACCAATGAAAAAGATGCTTTAGTGGTGGTTCGTGGAACCATTTCTGATGTTCCTGCGGTTGTTGCTGCATTTGAGTTCAATTTTATGGGTGGCTCTATGGGCTCAGTCGTTGGTGAAAAATTTGTACGAGGCGTACAAGAGGCTATTGAACACCGTGTTCCCTTTATTTGTGTGGCTGCCTCTGGTGGTGCGCGTATGCAAGAGAGTCTATTCTCATTAATGCAGATGGCAAAAACAAATGCAATGCTTACTCGTCTATCTGAAAAAGGGCTTCCTTTTATTAGTGTGCTAACTGATCCTACTATGGGTGGTGTTTCTGCGAGTTTTGCTTTTATGGGTGATGTTGTGATTGCTGAACCTAAAGCATTAATTGGTTTTGCTGGACCTCGTGTGATTGAGCAAACTGTGCGTGAGCAATTACCAGAAGGTTTCCAAAGAGCAGAGTTTCTTTTAGAGAAAGGAGCGGTTGATATGGTGGTTGACCGTAAAAACTTGAAAGAAGAAATTGCTCGTATTATTACCTTATTAATGCGTCAATCAGTAGAGGTTGTTCATTAATAACGTTATACCTATTTTATTGAAAGATAAATGATTTATCACAGAGATATTTAATGTCTTATGAGAGGAGTCAATTTATTGGATTTTCTGTCAATATTCTTAGAGACGGTCATGTTTTTTTAAGACGTGACCGTTCGTCATTGTATGTTTTCAATTAATCATTTAGGAATGTGTGGTATATGATTAAATCAATTTTTGAATGGTTTGAAAATCGTATTGATCCTTATCCTGAAACCAAACCTATTTCACCTAAAAAGGGACTTATTCCTTTTATTTGGTCAGGATTAGAGGGATTAAAGATTTATTTTTTATTACTGGTTATTTTTGCGGCGGGTGTCGGTATTTTTGAAGCTGTTCTCTTCAAATTTATGGGGTCGCTTGTGGATTGGATGGAACAGTATCCTGTGAGTCAATTATGGCAAGAGAAATCTCATACGATTATTGGAATGGGGGTTTTACTATTGCTGTTTCCTTTATGGATAGCCATATCTTGCAATATTCGTTTTCAGAGTTTGCAAGGTGTCTTCCCTATGCGATTACGCTGGAATTATCACCGTTTAATGTTGAGACAAAGCCTTGCTTTTTACCAAGATGAATTTGCAGGACGAGTTTCTGCTAAAGTAATGCAAACAGCACTAGCCGTACGCGATACCGTTATGATTTTAGCGGATATGATGGTATATGTGGTGGTTTATTTTTTAAGTGTTGGTATTATATTATCGCAATTTGATAGTTGGCTTATTTTACCTTTTGCTGGTTGGTTATTATTATTTGGTTGTGCTTTATATTGGTTTATCCCTCGCTTAGAAGAGTCGGCACGTTTACAGTCAGATGCACGTAGTTTGATGACAGGGCGAATTACAGATGCATACGCGAATATTCAAACTGTCAAACTATTCTCTTATGATGGTAGAGAAACAGCTTATGCTAAATTATCTATGCAAGAATTTATGGGGACTGTTCATAAACAAATGCGCTTAGTCAGTCAATTAGAAGTAACGAATCAAACCATTAATATGCTATTGTTAGCAAGTACAGCTGGACTTGGTTTATATCTCTGGACACAAGGGCAAGTCGGTGTAGGTGGGATTGCTGCGGCGACAGCGATGGCACTACGGGTTAATTCTTTATCGCATTGGATGATGTGGGAATCTGCTCGTTTATTTGAGAATATTGGTACTGTTCAAGATGGTATGAATACCTTGAGTAAACCACAAAAAGTTTTAGATGCTCCTGATGCCACTACGCTTAAAGTCAGTCAAGGAGAAATCGTTTTTGACCATGTAAATTTTATGTATGGTGAGAATAAAACGCTCTTAAATGACTTTAATCTTGTTATTAAACCGGGAGAAAAAGTTGGTTTAGTCGGACGTAGTGGAGCAGGTAAATCTACGCTGATGAATTTATTGCTACGTTTTTATGATATTAATGGAGGTCAAATTCGTATTGATGGTCAAGATATTAAAACGGTGAAGCAAGAGTCTTTACGTCGTCAGATTGGTTTAGTGACACAAGATACTTCTTTATTACATCGTTCTGTGCGAGATAATATTAAATATGGTCGAGTTGATGCGAGTGATGAAGAAATGTATGAAGCGGCAAGACGTGCACAGGCAGCTGATTTTATTCCACTTTTACAAGATAATAAGGGTCGTACAGGATATGATGCTTATGTTGGAGAACGAGGGGTAAAACTATCAGGAGGGCAACGTCAGCGGATTGCTATTGCACGGGTGATGCTAAAAGATGCCCCTATCTTGATTTTAGATGAAGCAACCAGTGCGTTGGACTCAGAAGTAGAAATTGCTATTCAAGAGAGTTTGAGTGAATTGATGCAGAATAAGACAGTCATTGCGATTGCTCACCGGCTTTCAACCATTGCGGCAATGGATCGATTAATAGTGATGGATCAGGGACGTATTGTAGAGCAGGGAACACATGAAGAGTTACTGGCGATGAATGGTGTTTATGCTCGATTATGGTCTCACCAGAGTGGTGGATTCTTAAATATGCACTAATTGTGTAGTGTTGATAGTGGGAGAGAAAAGTAGTGGATTTTTATTCACTACTTTTTTTCGTTCAATAAAAACAGATAAAAATAATTTTAAAAATTAGAAACTTATAGAGTGAATAAATAAAATAGCGACACTTTGTTAATAATACTTCTATTTGGTTTTAGCAATAATGATGTGATGATTAATTCTACTTAATCATATATTTTTTAAAAGGAATAGCCGTTTTTTAATAGGTAGTACGAATTTATTACTTGAGATTTAGTTTAAATTTATACGAAATACGGTTATTGTATAAAAACAGAAAACAATAAAAAACCACTCATGATAGTATGAGTGGTTTTTATCTTAATACATCATCAAATCTTAATGATTTTTTGATGTTTCGACTAATACTAGCGGTTCATCACTGCTTGTCGTAGTGGTTACTTTACGAGGACGACCGAGTTTAGGTGCTGGAATTACCACTGTTTCAACCAGTTCTTGCTTGGTTTCTACCCATTGCATACCTGCTTGATTAACGACTTGTTCAAGCACCTGTTTATTCACAACTGGATCTGATGAAGGTGTAGTGATTTCCTCTTGTTGGGTTTGAGTGGTTATATCCTCTGTAGTCGTAGTTACTACACTTTGTGTAAAGGTAGTCGAATGTGTAGCTGTCAGCTCAATTCCTTTATCACCATCAGTCGTCGCTACATTATTGACTTCTGTATCCGTTGTGATGGTAGAAGAAGGGAGTATTTCTTCATTTGAATGGATAACAGATGTTTCTGTTGTTGCTACGGTTACAGGAGTATTATAGCTATCTTCGGTGCTAGCTGTTTGTGCTACTGATTCTGTTGTTGAAAGAGTGTCTGTGGCGCTATGTTCTACGGTTTTATGTGTAGCCGTAGCAAGTGCCATTTTAACCGCATTGGTCAGTGGATTAATAGCATACTGATCAATCTGTGGATAAGCTAAGGTAATAGGTGTTTGTGATACAACGGTATCATTGACTTTATGGGTAGTGGTTTGTTGTGATGAACCCACTGTCAATGTTTCACTTGTCCCTTTATCATCTGTGTTAGTAACAGATTCTATTGGTGCAACTATCTGTGTTGTTTCCTCGGTAATTGTGGTTTGTATAGCCTTTTCAGAAGATTCTGATTGTACTTTCTCAGAAACAGCTTTAATGTGCTGATCAGCCACAGGGTCAGGTTCTGTAATATTTTCTGTAATGACGACAGGCGCTTGTTGTGCAAGGCGTTTTGCTTGCTCTTCTTGCTCTAGTAATACTTCGTTAGGGATAAAGGCTAGATTTTCAGTATCTACTACTTTGGTATCATCTCGGCGACTACGACGGTTACGGCGACGACGGCGACGACCTTCATCTTGATCATTATTCGTATCTATCGCTGTATCTACAGAGACATCAAGTGTTTTTTCCATTATCTCTTCTGCTGGAAGAGGTGTTGTAGTCGGTATGACAGTAGGAGCTGATAAGTCTTTTTCTACTTTGTCATTTGATTTATGACTTAAACGTTCTGCTTTAGGTTTATCAACCGATTTCTCTTGGTGTGATTTTACGGCATTACGTTTAGGTGGAATATTAGGTAACTGTACTGGTGTGTCAGTTGTATTGGTATGAGTTGTACCTTCATCTTCCTGTGTACGGCGAGTACGACGGGGACGATTTTCAGTAATATCTTTAATCGTTTCTTTATCTGACTTATGCTCAGAACGTTGTTTAACTTTGCGAGGAATCGCCTTTTCATCGTCTTTTT encodes:
- the trpA gene encoding tryptophan synthase subunit alpha; the encoded protein is MARIEKTFAGIQDRAALIPYICAGDPNAETTLAVMHALVRHGADILELGIPFSDPMADGPVIQHASERALAAGMTLEKVLNIVAQFRQTDTSTPVVLMGYANPIEAMGRAIFAEAATKAGVDGVLIVDYPPEEYDEFGILLKSKQIDPIFLLAPTSTVERIQQVASIASGYLYYVSLRGVTGSAQLNIEEVEQRVKLIKQYANIPVGVGFGISDAQSAKRIASVADAVVIGSKLVDTMHQASNDQVIQGVSVAVEQAATEWIATIAQALKKE
- the trpB gene encoding tryptophan synthase subunit beta, which translates into the protein MHAISELKEAYERYKDDPDFLAEFHHELAHFVGRPSPIYHAKRWSETLGGAQIWFKREDLNHTGAHKVNNCIGQMLLAKRMGKKRIIAETGAGMHGVATATVAARYGLECVVYMGAEDVRRQAANVHRMKLLGAKVIPVTSGSKTLKDALNEAMRDWVAHIDDTFYIIGTVAGPHPYPMMVRDFQKIIGEECIEQMALFAGRQPDYVVACVGGGSNAMGIFYPYIPYENVQLRGVEAGGDGLETGRHAASINAGKVGVLHGNRTYVMQDKDGQVQETHSISAGLDYPGVGPEHAWLNDTGRATYEVIKDDEALEAFQACCRLEGIIPALESSHALAYAAKLAPTLAKDKIILVNVSGRGDKDMHTVAEYLHMDL
- a CDS encoding ABC transporter ATP-binding protein produces the protein MIKSIFEWFENRIDPYPETKPISPKKGLIPFIWSGLEGLKIYFLLLVIFAAGVGIFEAVLFKFMGSLVDWMEQYPVSQLWQEKSHTIIGMGVLLLLFPLWIAISCNIRFQSLQGVFPMRLRWNYHRLMLRQSLAFYQDEFAGRVSAKVMQTALAVRDTVMILADMMVYVVVYFLSVGIILSQFDSWLILPFAGWLLLFGCALYWFIPRLEESARLQSDARSLMTGRITDAYANIQTVKLFSYDGRETAYAKLSMQEFMGTVHKQMRLVSQLEVTNQTINMLLLASTAGLGLYLWTQGQVGVGGIAAATAMALRVNSLSHWMMWESARLFENIGTVQDGMNTLSKPQKVLDAPDATTLKVSQGEIVFDHVNFMYGENKTLLNDFNLVIKPGEKVGLVGRSGAGKSTLMNLLLRFYDINGGQIRIDGQDIKTVKQESLRRQIGLVTQDTSLLHRSVRDNIKYGRVDASDEEMYEAARRAQAADFIPLLQDNKGRTGYDAYVGERGVKLSGGQRQRIAIARVMLKDAPILILDEATSALDSEVEIAIQESLSELMQNKTVIAIAHRLSTIAAMDRLIVMDQGRIVEQGTHEELLAMNGVYARLWSHQSGGFLNMH
- a CDS encoding RelA/SpoT family protein, translated to MTSAFDTAWRAEVFEDFSDTDKQFLDKVIAWVEPYIADKVLFTQELAVHHVKGTLKVLSLLEMDVATMAAALISTITLTQEGSHLLEDSQFTTKILDEFGTEIFDLVEGAQALIRIGTVASQATLATEEQEKLQQEMLRKMLLAMATDLRIVLIRLAARLQTLRWYAESKLPCPPEIALQTSNIYAPLANRLGIWQIKWEMEDLSLRFLKPEIYREIAQKLEAKRTEREDLVNNFIAKLRQSLEEQHIKADVAGRAKHIYSIYNKMRNKSLAFEELYDLLAIRIIVKTERDCYTALSLVHSYWTPVMEEFDDYIARPKPNGYRSLHTVVKDDKGHIFEVQIRTHQMHQFAEYGMAAHWRYKEAGKQGGKVSASSLYDRQISWMRQLLSWRKEVGITEQAEKNQTASQADIARKKTALEKEKEQLIKTKPTQDKPDRIYVMTPQARLLELPAGSTPVDFAYLLHTDLGHRCRGAKVDGQLVALNTPLKTGQTVEIIAAKSGGPSRDWLNPQLGYLHSPRAKAKVRLWFNAIELQLRINHGQELVEKELQRLGKTSVNLEHLASKLGFAHPDDLYVAVAKDEFSLRQIAQAFVEVEPSTTEEKTLFSPRQSAATSATTTGKSGVLVVGVDSLMTQLARCCHPAPPDAIGGFVTRGRGVSIHRINCPSFKVMQQKDPDRIIEVDWGNTNETVYPVNIKVVSMDRNGLLRDISEVFAKMKLNVIGVHTQTKESNAYLNFTVEISNGTQLNKALKTISDVSGVISAHRV
- the aat gene encoding leucyl/phenylalanyl-tRNA--protein transferase produces the protein MPTQLYLPQLTTLAFPPVESALQEPDGLLAWGGDLSPQRLLLAYRLGIFPWSMPDEPLLWWNPSQRMVLPFEQLNISHSMRKLLKKLYRNPDGPWQIKIDTDFSSVIQHCASTREYAQGTWISEDFIIAYTQLHHAGITHSIETWYEDTLVGGLYGVSIGKMFFGESMFSHQTDSSKLALIFLMYYLAKQQVFLIDCQQETGHLTRMGGTCISRRDFSLHLDKVCSQPPIIWEKGIIHPQILDTLFLPSINLSY
- a CDS encoding quinone-dependent dihydroorotate dehydrogenase is translated as MFDRLNPYTLARSVLFSMDAEKAHHFTLEQLKKHYQNPLLKTFTQNTIAPLPSKIMGIDIKNPVGLAAGLDKNGEFIDPLSSLGFGFIEVGTVTPRPQPGNPKPRLFRIPEKESLINRMGFNNEGLETFLRNVQQSTFRQKGGVLGLNLGKNADTPIEKASGDYLIGLEGVYPFADYITINISSPNTKNLRSLQGEDELSTLLKQLQEKRLALADLHQRYVPIAIKIAPDMDSEQVNVIAHLLTTHKMDGVIATNTTLTRDYVQGFANATEAGGLSGPAVHELSLRVIETLRKALGQEFSIIGVGGIMSGQQAIEKVNAGANAVQLYTGLIYKGPKLVQECVEALRG
- the accD gene encoding acetyl-CoA carboxylase, carboxyltransferase subunit beta, with the protein product MSWLDKVFPPKIKKSENSNRRVPEGVWVKCPSCETALYHEDLTKNLNVCPKCNHHLRIRVRERIDTLLDPENRVEIAANIRSTDPLKFKDSRKYPERINEATKATNEKDALVVVRGTISDVPAVVAAFEFNFMGGSMGSVVGEKFVRGVQEAIEHRVPFICVAASGGARMQESLFSLMQMAKTNAMLTRLSEKGLPFISVLTDPTMGGVSASFAFMGDVVIAEPKALIGFAGPRVIEQTVREQLPEGFQRAEFLLEKGAVDMVVDRKNLKEEIARIITLLMRQSVEVVH